The following is a genomic window from Sphingobacterium spiritivorum.
TCCACACCAACTGTATAGAATGTTTGTATGTCTGCTGTAGCAACAAGCACCGCTCCGCTAATGCTTGCGCTAGAGATGTGAAATGCTGCGATTTGCAGGTTGTTTTCTTAGGAATCGAAACATTTAGTGGCGTCAGTTGCTGTCCCCACCAACTGTATTGAATGGTTGTATATCTGCTCTAGCACAAGCACCGCTCCGCTAATACTTGCGCTAGAGGTGTTAGAATCTGCGATTTGCAGGTTGTTTTATGTCCTCACTTCTATTTGGGAGAGGGTTGTATTTGTAGCACCGCAACATTTCCTTTGCTGCCTGTAAGGAATATCTTATTGCCTGATTGAGATTTCCCGATCACATTAAAACTTGAATCAGCGATTTTTGTCCAGGTATTTCCTCCGTCGTCAGAAACATCTGTTCCCGAAGTCCCTGTTGCGAATAATCTCTGTTTATTTATATACACAACAGAAGATCTGAACCCTGAAACAGGTTTTGCTGGTGCTGTCCAGTTTTTTCCACCGTCGGTAGTCAGCAAGATGTTATTTACGTTTTCTTTATCCTGCGCATAATCTCCACCTACTACCACACCTGTCATGTGATCAATAAAAGCTATAGAAAACACGCCGGTTGTACTTTTGCCCTGCGTAATTGGACAGGCATACTGTTCCCAATGCTGTCCGTAGTCTCCGGAAAAATAAATATGGGATACTGAACCACCTGTGGCGATCCATACATTGCCATCCGGTTGGGTACAGATGGTACTTCCACTGGCAGCAAAACTGGCTTCTCCTGTTTTCATAACCTGCTTAAGATTAGCAGATATGTCATTCCAGCTCTTTCCTTTATCGGAAGAATACAACAATTGGAGTCGCCCGTCTATAGGGTCCCCAAAAGCAATTCCTCTTTTTTGATCCCAAAAATCCATTCCATCCAAAAAGATATCCGGATGATTATTCTCATATGTACTTATCCAGTTTTTACCCCCATCACTTGTGCGTAA
Proteins encoded in this region:
- a CDS encoding WD40/YVTN/BNR-like repeat-containing protein; translation: MKKLLFLLFIFPALLFAQNEQYNITPLIQDIKSSFRGLAVVSDQILWISGSNGTVGKSLDGGKSWNWVNPAGFESYDFRDIQAFSAKEAVIVNAGSPAVILRTSDGGKNWISTYENNHPDIFLDGMDFWDQKRGIAFGDPIDGRLQLLYSSDKGKSWNDISANLKQVMKTGEASFAASGSTICTQPDGNVWIATGGSVSHIYFSGDYGQHWEQYACPITQGKSTTGVFSIAFIDHMTGVVVGGDYAQDKENVNNILLTTDGGKNWTAPAKPVSGFRSSVVYINKQRLFATGTSGTDVSDDGGNTWTKIADSSFNVIGKSQSGNKIFLTGSKGNVAVLQIQPSPK